One part of the Musa acuminata AAA Group cultivar baxijiao chromosome BXJ1-5, Cavendish_Baxijiao_AAA, whole genome shotgun sequence genome encodes these proteins:
- the LOC135674491 gene encoding probable amino acid permease 7, translated as MAVEESLETAAAASCDDDGHLRRTGTIWTCVAHIITAVIGSGVLSLAWSTAQLGWIAGPVSMLCFAIVTFVSAFLLSDCYRSPHPVTGTRNYSYMDAVRVTLGEKQTWICGFLQYFSMYGTGIAYTITTSISMRAIQRSDCYHREGRRAPCSYGDSFYMLMFGVVQIVFSQIPDFHDMAWLSVLAAIMSFAYSSIGFALGVAKVIGNGTIKGGVGGIRMTSRAQKVWRVSEALGDIAFAYPYSLILLEIEDTLRSPPPENQTMKKASMISIFITTFFYLCCGCFGYAAFGDGTPGNLLTGFGFYEPYWLIDFANACIVLHLVGGYQVYSQPVFSFADRWVAGKFPNSRFVNEFYRIQLPFLPPYRLNLFRLCFRTAYVATTTGLAMVFPYFNQVLGVLGSLNFWPLAIYFPVEMYFAQKKIGRWTKKWMVLRVFSAGCLLVSLLAMIGSVEGLVSEKLG; from the exons ATGGCAGTCGAAGAGTCCCTCGAAACAGCTGCTGCTGCTTCCTGCGACGACGACGGCCACCTGAGAAGAACCG GGACGATATGGACCTGCGTCGCGCACATCATAACGGCCGTCATCGGCTCCGGCGTGCTCTCCCTCGCATGGAGCACTGCCCAGCTGGGTTGGATCGCCGGCCCTGTGTCCATGCTCTGCTTCGCCATCGTCACCTTCGTCTCCGCCTTCCTCCTCTCGGACTGCTACAGGTCGCCCCACCCTGTCACAGGAACCAGAAACTACTCTTACATGGATGCTGTCAGAGTCACCCTAG GTGAGAAGCAGACATGGATTTGTGGGTTCCTGCAGTACTTTAGCATGTATGGAACTGGGATAGCGTACACTATCACTACTTCGATCAGCATGAG ggCGATTCAGAGGTCAGACTGTTACCATAGAGAGGGACGCAGAGCTCCGTGCTCGTATGGAGATAGCTTCTACATGCTGATGTTTGGGGTTGTTCAGATAGTGTTCTCCCAGATTCCAGATTTCCATGACATGGCATGGCTCTCTGTTCTTGCAGCTATCATGTCCTTTGCCTACTCCTCCATTGGATTTGCTCTTGGCGTTGCAAAAGTGATTG GAAATGGAACAATAAAGGGGGGAGTCGGAGGCATCCGCATGACATCCAGGGCACAGAAAGTCTGGCGAGTTTCTGAAGCACTGGGAGACATAGCATTTGCCTACCCATACTCCTTGATTCTCTTAGAAATAGAG GACACACTGAGGTCGCCACCACCAGAGAACCAGACGATGAAGAAAGCTTCAATGATCTCCATCTTCATCACCACCTTCTTCTACCTCTGCTGCGGGTGCTTCGGCTACGCTGCCTTCGGAGATGGCACGCCAGGAAACCTCTTGACAGGGTTCGGCTTCTACGAACCATACTGGCTTATCGATTTCGCCAACGCTTGTATTGTCCTCCATCTAGTGGGAGGCTATCAG GTCTACAGCCAGCCAGTTTTCTCCTTTGCAGACAGATGGGTTGCAGGGaagtttcctaacagcagatttgtcAACGAGTTCTACAGGATCCAGTTGCCATTCTTACCACCATACAGATTGAATCTATTCAGGCTGTGCTTTAGAACAGCTTATGTCGCAACTACCACAGGGCTTGCCATGGTCTTTCCCTACTTCAACCAGGTCCTGGGAGTGTTAGGATCCCTCAACTTCTGGCCCCTGGCCATCTACTTCCCCGTGGAGATGTACTTTGCGCAGAAGAAGATAGGACGTTGGACAAAGAAATGGATGGTTCTAAGGGTCTTCAGTGCTGGATGCTTGCTCGTGAGCTTGCTTGCTATGATTGGATCAGTTGAAGGGCTTGTGAGTGAGAAGCTGGGATGA